The following are encoded in a window of Kitasatospora sp. NBC_01250 genomic DNA:
- the fabG gene encoding 3-oxoacyl-ACP reductase FabG yields the protein MTNEHRRVALVTGATQGIGLAVTRALAGAGAQVFICARDADAVAATVKELTAEGHDVAGAACDVRRREEVADLVRATVDRFGPIDILVNNAGRNGGGVTADLPDDIWYDVIDTNLNSVFLVTREVLNTGGLRGRSWGRIINIASTGGKQGVVLGAPYSASKHGVVGFTKALGNELAKSGITVNAVCPGYVETPMAQRVRAGYADHWEVSEEEVLSRFEAKIPLGRYSTPEEVAALVGYLATDAAAPITAQALNVCGGLGNY from the coding sequence ATGACTAACGAACATCGCCGCGTGGCCCTGGTCACCGGGGCAACACAGGGTATTGGTCTCGCTGTGACCCGCGCGCTGGCCGGCGCCGGCGCGCAGGTGTTCATCTGTGCCCGGGACGCCGACGCGGTGGCCGCCACGGTCAAGGAGCTGACCGCCGAGGGGCATGACGTGGCCGGCGCCGCGTGCGACGTGCGGCGGCGGGAGGAGGTGGCGGATCTGGTGCGGGCGACGGTGGACCGTTTCGGTCCGATCGACATCCTCGTCAACAACGCCGGGCGCAATGGCGGTGGTGTCACCGCGGATCTGCCGGACGACATCTGGTACGACGTCATCGACACCAATCTCAACAGTGTCTTCCTGGTGACCCGTGAGGTCCTGAACACCGGTGGCCTGCGCGGCCGTTCGTGGGGTCGGATCATCAACATCGCCTCCACGGGCGGAAAGCAGGGCGTCGTTCTGGGGGCGCCGTATTCGGCCTCCAAGCACGGAGTCGTCGGATTCACCAAAGCACTCGGCAACGAGCTGGCGAAGTCCGGCATCACCGTCAACGCGGTGTGCCCCGGCTACGTCGAGACGCCGATGGCACAGCGGGTCCGGGCCGGCTACGCGGACCACTGGGAGGTGAGCGAGGAGGAGGTGCTGAGCCGCTTCGAGGCGAAGATCCCGCTCGGCCGCTACAGCACCCCCGAGGAGGTCGCCGCCCTGGTCGGCTACCTGGCCACCGACGCGGCTGCCCCGATCACCGCGCAGGCCCTCAACGTCTGTGGCGGGCTTGGCAATTACTGA
- a CDS encoding AfsR/SARP family transcriptional regulator → MAVKELTRTTFQPQDLKFRVLGPLEVTHLDSSCTPTAPKVRSVLALLILRANHVVDTNSIIEELWGEKPPRSAITTAQTYIYHLRRLFDRQVGESVDELFITRPPGYALRISPDQLDLNDFERLTKKGRQLLSENRPADAAQALSEALRLWSGPALANVSPGRLLEGTVAHLEEERVHAIQLRIEADLQLGRHRALIAELRSLVSRYPLNEWFHGKLILALSRSGRRGESLQAYQALRQTLDRELGLAPSPELQKLQHDVLSVGSSA, encoded by the coding sequence ATGGCAGTCAAAGAGCTCACTCGCACCACATTCCAGCCGCAGGATCTCAAATTCCGGGTGCTCGGCCCGCTGGAAGTCACACACCTCGACTCCAGTTGTACGCCCACCGCGCCGAAGGTTCGCAGCGTGCTCGCCCTTCTCATTCTCCGGGCGAACCATGTGGTGGACACGAACTCGATCATCGAGGAGCTCTGGGGCGAGAAGCCCCCGCGCAGCGCGATCACCACCGCGCAGACCTACATCTACCATCTCCGGCGCCTCTTTGACCGACAGGTCGGCGAATCCGTTGACGAACTCTTCATCACCCGCCCGCCCGGCTACGCCCTGCGGATCAGCCCCGACCAACTCGACCTGAATGACTTCGAGCGGCTGACCAAGAAGGGCCGGCAGCTGCTCTCGGAGAACCGGCCGGCCGACGCGGCGCAGGCACTGTCCGAGGCACTGCGGCTGTGGAGTGGGCCCGCGCTGGCGAACGTCTCGCCCGGCCGCCTCCTGGAAGGCACCGTCGCCCACTTGGAGGAGGAGCGCGTTCACGCGATCCAGCTCCGGATCGAGGCCGACCTGCAGCTCGGCCGCCACCGCGCGCTGATCGCCGAACTGCGTTCCCTGGTCTCGCGCTATCCGCTCAACGAATGGTTCCACGGCAAGCTCATCCTGGCACTGAGCCGGTCTGGGCGCCGCGGCGAGTCGCTGCAGGCCTACCAGGCGCTGCGCCAGACGCTGGACCGGGAACTCGGCCTCGCCCCCTCACCGGAACTGCAGAAGCTGCAGCACGACGTCCTTTCGGTGGGCAGCAGCGCGTAA
- a CDS encoding beta-ketoacyl synthase N-terminal-like domain-containing protein encodes MTTSTARPATGTAVVTGIGVAAPNGLGTKAWWESVREGRSGIRPLTQFDTDSYPAKLAGEVPGFDDAAHIPGRLLPQTDRMTRLALYAAAEALADARVDPSTLPDYAAGVVTASSAGGFEFGQRELQALWSQGSEYVSVYQSFAWFYAVNSGQISIRHQFRGPSAVVVSGDAGGLDAMAQARRHLRRGTRLMISGGIDSALCPWGWTARLAGGGLSPDDRPAAAYRPFAGGAGGYVAGEGGALLVLEDAATARDRGATVYGAVTGCGAAFDPTGDQGGLRRAAEAALTDAGISAAEVDAVFADAAGMPEADRAEADAIRELFGPYGVPVTAPKTMTGRLAAGGAALDLAAAMCALRDQVVPPTIHTTPAPEHTLDLVTGTPRPAELRHLLVLARERGGFHSACVVSSAG; translated from the coding sequence ATGACCACCTCGACCGCCCGGCCGGCGACCGGCACCGCCGTGGTCACCGGCATCGGGGTCGCCGCCCCCAACGGCCTGGGCACCAAAGCCTGGTGGGAATCCGTCCGGGAAGGCCGCAGCGGGATCCGCCCGCTCACCCAGTTCGACACGGACAGTTATCCCGCCAAACTGGCCGGCGAGGTGCCCGGATTCGACGACGCCGCGCACATACCGGGCCGACTACTGCCGCAGACCGACCGGATGACCCGGCTGGCCCTCTACGCGGCGGCCGAGGCACTCGCCGACGCCCGGGTCGACCCCAGCACGCTGCCCGACTACGCGGCCGGGGTGGTGACAGCGAGCTCTGCGGGCGGATTCGAGTTCGGACAACGCGAGTTGCAGGCGCTGTGGAGCCAGGGCAGCGAATACGTCAGCGTCTACCAGTCCTTCGCCTGGTTCTACGCCGTGAACAGTGGCCAGATCTCTATCCGGCACCAGTTCCGCGGTCCCAGCGCGGTGGTGGTGAGCGGGGACGCCGGCGGCCTGGACGCGATGGCCCAGGCCCGCCGCCACCTGCGCCGGGGCACCCGCCTGATGATCAGCGGCGGCATCGACTCTGCCCTGTGTCCCTGGGGGTGGACGGCTCGACTGGCCGGCGGCGGGCTCAGCCCTGACGACCGTCCGGCCGCCGCCTACCGTCCGTTCGCCGGCGGCGCCGGTGGCTACGTGGCCGGCGAGGGCGGGGCCCTGCTGGTCCTGGAGGACGCGGCGACGGCCCGGGACCGGGGCGCCACCGTCTACGGCGCGGTGACCGGCTGCGGGGCGGCCTTCGACCCCACCGGCGACCAGGGCGGCCTGCGGCGGGCAGCCGAAGCGGCCTTGACCGACGCGGGGATCAGCGCAGCCGAGGTGGACGCGGTTTTCGCGGACGCCGCGGGCATGCCGGAGGCGGACCGCGCCGAGGCGGACGCCATCCGCGAGTTGTTCGGACCGTACGGGGTACCGGTGACCGCGCCCAAGACGATGACCGGGCGGCTCGCGGCGGGCGGTGCGGCGCTCGACCTCGCGGCGGCCATGTGCGCGCTGCGCGACCAGGTGGTGCCGCCGACCATCCACACCACGCCCGCGCCCGAGCACACCCTGGACCTGGTGACCGGCACTCCGAGGCCGGCCGAGCTGCGCCACCTTCTGGTGCTCGCGCGCGAACGCGGGGGCTTCCACTCGGCGTGCGTCGTCAGCTCAGCCGGCTGA
- a CDS encoding beta-ketoacyl-[acyl-carrier-protein] synthase family protein — MNRRVVITGMGVVAPGGTGVKEFWSLLSEGRTATRPISLFDASGFRSRIAAECDFAPAAHGFSGEEIQRLDRAVQFALVAADEALDTSGLAGELDPLRTGVTLGSAVGCTTGLDREYAVVSESGRHWEVDHTRAVPWLYDYFVPSSMAAEVARRVGALGPATMVSTGCTSGLDSVGHAVELIREGSADVMIAGATEAPISPITLACFDAIRATSPRNDEPQSASRPFDRSRNGFVLGEGAAVFVLEELEHARRRGAHAYAEIAGFANRSNAFHMTGLRPDGREMAEAISQALLEARIDPTAVGYINAHGSGTKQNDRHETAAFKRSFGDHAYRVPVSSIKSMIGHSLGAIGALEIAACALAIENSLIPPTANLHEPDPECDLDYTPLVARSQQIDTVLTVGSGFGGFQSAMVLTAPRKDLP; from the coding sequence ATGAACAGGCGGGTCGTTATCACCGGGATGGGCGTGGTCGCGCCCGGCGGAACAGGTGTCAAGGAGTTCTGGTCGCTGCTCAGCGAGGGCCGCACCGCCACCCGGCCCATCTCGCTGTTCGACGCCTCCGGGTTCCGTTCGCGCATCGCGGCCGAGTGTGACTTCGCGCCGGCCGCCCACGGATTCAGCGGTGAGGAGATCCAGCGGCTCGACCGGGCTGTGCAGTTCGCGCTGGTCGCAGCCGACGAGGCGCTCGACACCAGCGGGTTGGCCGGGGAGCTCGACCCGCTGCGCACCGGCGTGACGCTGGGCAGCGCGGTGGGCTGCACCACCGGCCTCGACCGCGAATACGCCGTGGTCAGTGAGTCCGGCCGGCACTGGGAGGTGGACCACACCCGCGCGGTCCCCTGGCTCTACGACTACTTCGTGCCCAGCTCCATGGCCGCTGAGGTGGCCCGGCGGGTCGGCGCGCTGGGCCCCGCCACGATGGTATCCACGGGCTGCACCTCCGGCCTGGACTCGGTGGGCCATGCCGTGGAGCTGATCCGCGAGGGCTCCGCCGACGTCATGATCGCGGGTGCGACCGAGGCTCCCATTTCCCCGATCACACTCGCCTGCTTCGACGCGATCCGCGCCACCTCGCCGCGCAACGACGAGCCGCAGTCCGCCTCACGCCCCTTCGACCGCAGCCGCAACGGCTTCGTGCTCGGCGAGGGGGCTGCCGTGTTCGTGCTGGAGGAACTGGAACACGCCCGCCGGCGCGGCGCTCACGCCTATGCGGAGATCGCCGGCTTCGCCAACAGGTCCAACGCCTTCCACATGACCGGCCTGCGGCCGGACGGCCGGGAGATGGCCGAGGCGATCTCCCAGGCGTTGCTGGAGGCCCGGATCGACCCGACGGCCGTGGGCTACATCAACGCCCACGGCTCCGGCACCAAGCAGAACGACCGCCACGAGACCGCGGCCTTCAAGCGCAGCTTCGGCGACCACGCCTACCGCGTACCGGTGAGCTCCATCAAGTCAATGATCGGGCACTCGCTCGGAGCGATCGGCGCGCTGGAGATCGCCGCCTGTGCGCTCGCCATCGAGAACAGCCTGATCCCCCCAACGGCCAACCTGCACGAGCCGGACCCCGAGTGCGACCTGGACTACACCCCGCTGGTGGCCCGCAGCCAGCAGATCGACACCGTGCTGACCGTCGGCAGCGGGTTCGGCGGGTTCCAGAGCGCGATGGTGCTCACCGCCCCCAGGAAGGACCTCCCATGA
- a CDS encoding thioesterase II family protein produces the protein MRLYCFHHAGAGTTSFAPWPRLLGPSFEVVPVLLPGRDARIHEPRITELTDLHREVRNVFDSRPPVPYALYGHSLGALVAHHVADQWQRFAPTPPQLLVVGASPPPDMRVPVIDDALPSEHQLLRLLGHSGARALPVEVLQTRILPLLRDDLALARALRLAAERPADVPLLALSGTRDELAGPDTMAGWSRWTTAAFTQRTIPGDHYFVRETALPGLLMDALAAVTRAPESTTRAVRIAPGTA, from the coding sequence ATGCGGCTGTACTGCTTTCACCATGCCGGCGCGGGCACGACATCGTTCGCACCCTGGCCCCGGCTGCTGGGGCCCTCGTTCGAAGTGGTCCCGGTCCTGCTCCCCGGGCGCGACGCCCGGATCCACGAACCACGCATCACCGAACTGACCGACCTGCACCGTGAGGTGCGCAATGTCTTCGACAGCCGTCCACCTGTGCCGTACGCACTGTACGGGCACAGTCTGGGCGCGCTGGTAGCCCACCATGTCGCGGACCAGTGGCAGCGGTTCGCACCTACCCCACCCCAACTGCTCGTCGTGGGGGCCTCCCCACCCCCGGACATGCGTGTGCCGGTCATCGACGACGCCCTGCCCAGCGAGCACCAACTGCTGCGGCTGCTCGGCCACTCCGGCGCGCGAGCGCTACCCGTCGAGGTGCTGCAGACCCGGATCCTGCCGCTGCTGCGCGACGACCTGGCCTTGGCCCGGGCGCTGCGGCTGGCCGCCGAGCGGCCGGCCGACGTGCCGCTGCTCGCGCTGAGCGGCACCCGGGACGAGCTGGCCGGCCCCGACACGATGGCGGGGTGGTCTCGCTGGACCACCGCCGCCTTTACCCAGCGCACCATCCCGGGCGACCACTACTTCGTGCGGGAGACGGCTCTCCCCGGTCTCCTGATGGATGCCCTGGCGGCCGTCACCCGTGCTCCGGAGTCCACCACCCGTGCCGTGCGAATCGCACCCGGTACGGCCTGA
- a CDS encoding aromatase/cyclase: MAITEDSGEPIDGPGEHGERGAVVEPKTHFTEHSVTIAAPAEVVYDLLADVTGWPSLFGPTVHAQRVSGGALQEQIRLWALANGEVRSWTSRRELDRDGLRIAFRQEVSQPPVASMGGEWRITPGAGGTCTVVLAHDFAAVGDDPDGLDWIEKAVERNSRAELAALQSGAESREQKPELVFTFDDSVTIDGPAEEVYAFIARCDLWPERLPHVSRLALTEAAPGLQVISMDTRAPDGTVHTTESVRVCFKADRIVYKQTRVPALLTAHTGEWFFQPTAEGARATSRHTVAINPGAVTELLGEQASTADARAYVRNALGSNSLATLRLAKAHVEGGGHA; this comes from the coding sequence TTGGCAATTACTGAGGACTCCGGCGAGCCGATCGACGGACCGGGCGAACATGGGGAAAGAGGAGCGGTGGTAGAGCCGAAGACGCACTTCACGGAACACTCGGTCACGATCGCGGCACCGGCCGAGGTCGTCTACGACTTGCTCGCCGATGTCACGGGCTGGCCTAGCCTGTTCGGCCCGACGGTGCACGCGCAGCGGGTGTCGGGTGGCGCGCTGCAGGAGCAGATCCGGCTCTGGGCGCTGGCCAACGGCGAGGTGCGCAGCTGGACGTCGCGCCGCGAGCTGGACCGGGACGGGCTGCGCATCGCGTTCCGCCAGGAGGTGTCCCAGCCGCCGGTGGCTTCGATGGGCGGGGAGTGGCGGATCACCCCCGGTGCGGGTGGAACCTGCACAGTGGTGCTCGCCCACGACTTCGCGGCCGTCGGCGACGATCCGGACGGGCTGGACTGGATCGAGAAGGCCGTCGAACGCAACAGTCGCGCGGAGCTCGCCGCTCTGCAGAGCGGGGCCGAATCGCGCGAGCAGAAACCGGAGTTGGTGTTCACCTTTGACGACAGCGTCACGATCGACGGCCCGGCCGAGGAGGTCTACGCCTTCATTGCCCGTTGTGACCTGTGGCCCGAGCGGCTGCCGCACGTCTCCCGGTTGGCTCTCACCGAGGCCGCGCCCGGCCTGCAGGTGATCTCCATGGACACCCGGGCCCCCGACGGCACCGTCCACACGACGGAGTCGGTGCGGGTCTGCTTCAAGGCCGATCGGATCGTCTACAAGCAGACCCGGGTCCCGGCGCTGCTGACCGCGCACACCGGTGAGTGGTTCTTCCAGCCGACCGCCGAGGGGGCACGGGCCACGTCACGGCACACGGTGGCGATCAACCCCGGCGCCGTGACGGAACTGCTGGGCGAGCAGGCGAGCACTGCCGACGCGCGCGCCTACGTCCGCAACGCGCTGGGCTCCAACAGCCTCGCCACGCTGAGGTTGGCGAAGGCCCATGTCGAAGGCGGCGGGCATGCCTGA
- a CDS encoding AMP-binding protein gives MPEPRTAAGTPPAAPPARLDDLLARAARRHGDRTAVRTDRGALSFTELDAAATRCAAAVQALVGSTGAVVALASPLDPLFAAAFHGIVRSGNVVAPVNPLLRAAELRHLLGTTRAALAIVTPAILAELEPVRGELPDLLDAVVLDGQWPDQEPAEVAAGGDIACLQFTSGTTGPPKAAVLTHRNLLVNAAQVAEAHRLGAGSVVLNHLPKYHLMHLNSALYAGATQVLCAESDPVEAVHAANRSGATHYYSIPMRLIRLAADERLPELRFDSTRMIASGGAALPSQAAEALRRHFGVPVFQGYGLAETSPLTHSDGPDRPRPGSVGPVVCDTECRIVELDTRRVLSAGEAGEVEVRGPQVMRGYLHGEPPLDAEGWLSTGDVGYTDEDGYLFLVDRIKDVFKCDNYLVSPTEVEKTLRGHPAVADCVVFDVPDPVSGAVAAAFVVLADVPADAAAGALDAVLAAANARLPYYQHVRAARAVDAIARSTNGKIQRRELREQFIARRETVPPRHGGAQVSESAQTIVAVTRFTVKAEPAEFEQAFKQHAEFMRSRPGFQRAQLVRSARSPEVYINIGWWDDRASYFAVLQSDEFKGHLGLFGQLADVEPQMGPVLLELEPGDA, from the coding sequence ATGCCTGAACCACGCACCGCCGCCGGCACGCCGCCCGCGGCACCGCCGGCCAGGCTGGACGACCTGCTCGCACGGGCGGCGCGCCGCCACGGCGACCGTACGGCGGTGCGTACCGACCGCGGGGCGCTCAGCTTCACCGAGCTGGATGCGGCCGCCACCCGCTGTGCGGCCGCCGTCCAAGCCCTGGTGGGCTCCACCGGCGCGGTGGTGGCCCTGGCATCCCCACTGGATCCGCTGTTCGCCGCGGCCTTCCACGGGATCGTCCGCAGTGGGAACGTCGTCGCGCCAGTCAACCCGCTGCTGCGCGCCGCCGAGCTGCGACACCTGCTGGGCACCACCCGGGCCGCGCTGGCCATCGTCACGCCCGCGATCCTCGCCGAACTTGAGCCGGTCCGAGGCGAGTTGCCAGACCTCCTGGACGCTGTGGTGCTTGACGGGCAGTGGCCCGACCAGGAGCCGGCCGAGGTGGCGGCCGGTGGCGACATCGCCTGCCTGCAGTTCACCAGCGGTACCACCGGCCCGCCCAAGGCGGCCGTGCTCACCCATCGCAACCTGCTGGTGAACGCGGCCCAGGTGGCCGAGGCACACCGGCTGGGCGCGGGGTCGGTGGTGCTGAACCACCTGCCGAAGTACCACCTGATGCACCTGAACTCGGCGCTGTACGCCGGGGCGACGCAGGTGCTGTGCGCGGAGTCGGATCCGGTCGAGGCGGTTCATGCGGCGAACCGGTCCGGGGCCACCCACTACTACAGCATCCCGATGCGGCTGATCCGGCTGGCCGCCGACGAGCGGCTGCCCGAGCTGCGGTTCGACAGCACCAGGATGATCGCCTCCGGTGGCGCGGCACTGCCGTCGCAGGCCGCCGAGGCGCTTCGCCGGCACTTCGGCGTCCCGGTCTTCCAGGGCTACGGGCTCGCCGAGACCTCGCCGCTCACCCACTCGGACGGCCCCGACCGCCCGAGGCCCGGTTCGGTCGGCCCAGTCGTGTGCGACACCGAGTGCCGGATCGTCGAGCTCGACACCCGCCGGGTGCTGTCGGCCGGCGAGGCGGGCGAGGTCGAGGTGCGCGGCCCGCAGGTGATGCGCGGTTACCTGCACGGTGAGCCGCCGCTGGACGCCGAAGGGTGGCTGTCCACCGGGGACGTCGGATACACAGACGAGGACGGATACCTGTTCCTGGTCGACCGGATCAAGGACGTCTTCAAGTGTGACAACTACCTGGTCTCGCCGACCGAGGTGGAGAAGACACTGCGTGGCCACCCCGCGGTCGCCGACTGCGTGGTGTTCGACGTCCCCGACCCGGTGAGTGGCGCGGTCGCCGCCGCGTTCGTGGTGCTCGCCGACGTTCCGGCCGACGCCGCGGCCGGTGCCCTGGACGCGGTGCTGGCCGCCGCGAACGCGCGGCTGCCGTACTACCAGCACGTCCGGGCCGCCCGGGCGGTGGACGCGATCGCGCGTTCGACCAACGGAAAGATCCAACGCAGAGAGCTGCGCGAGCAGTTCATCGCCCGGCGGGAGACCGTCCCGCCCCGTCACGGAGGTGCCCAAGTGTCCGAGTCCGCCCAGACGATCGTCGCTGTCACCAGGTTCACCGTCAAGGCAGAGCCGGCCGAGTTCGAGCAGGCGTTCAAGCAGCACGCGGAGTTCATGCGCAGCCGGCCGGGCTTCCAGCGCGCGCAGTTGGTCCGCTCCGCACGGAGCCCCGAGGTGTACATCAACATCGGCTGGTGGGATGACCGCGCCTCGTACTTCGCGGTGCTCCAGTCCGACGAATTCAAGGGGCACCTCGGTCTCTTCGGGCAGCTGGCAGACGTTGAGCCGCAGATGGGTCCGGTGCTGCTCGAACTGGAGCCGGGGGACGCATGA